Proteins encoded together in one Ciona intestinalis chromosome 3, KH, whole genome shotgun sequence window:
- the LOC100176276 gene encoding uncharacterized protein LOC100176276, whose protein sequence is MLIYRYPNYVHSSSRHYLCCFAWILHCTTLLQRLCNEARKEINVFTILMKEKQRVTSKPSGFCHQDFESLNVADQFQYVSWLLGRIEAISNNLRSLRINNARSEANMLQRSSKASTNIKNINHVSDDVLMVKYPSICQLVENHLEQKIQLLHAYVKWKTVESLFWQWMEQCLDEGIKLRDDEMVFPQAPNKSVKSNLMIYNKNISDVKMKMLEKKKECTVMESKIPARHTQAGIEHKFEIDQNLDNVFNRISLKHEPSLVPQSALSRKVAREDSMKLSTKTKEICENLRKKSSEVLNIKQEIDDRLSHVADQVMGGKVMFIKHHHF, encoded by the exons ATGTTAATATACAG gTATCCAAACTATGTTCACTCTTCAAGTCGTCATTACCTGTGTTGTTTTGCTTGGATCCTACACTGCACAACTTTATTGCAACGACTTTGTAATGAAGCACGTAaagaaattaatgtttttacaattttgatgaaagaaaaacaaagagTGACATCAA AACCCTCAGGTTTCTGTCACCAAGATTTTGAAAGCTTGAATGTTGCTGATCAATTTCAATATGTTTCTTGGCTGCTGGGAAGGATTGAAGCAATTTCAAATAATCTGAGATCTCTGAGAATTAACAATGCAAGGAGTGAGGCAAat ATGTTGCAAAGATCGTCAAAAGCttcaacaaatattaaaaacataaatcatgTTTCTGATGATGTTCTTATGGTTAAATATCCTTCTATTTGTCAGCTG GTGGAAAATCATTTGGAGCAAAAAATTCAGCTCCTGCACGCTTATGTTAAATGGAAGACCGTGGAATCTTTATTTTGGCAATGGATG gagCAATGTCTGGATGAAGGGATAAAGTTGCGTGATGATGAAATGGTTTTTCCTCAAGCTCCAAACAAATCtgttaaatcaaatttaatgatatataataaaaacataagtgatgtaaaaatgaaaatgcttgaaaagaaaaaggaGTGCACAGTAATGGAAAGCAAG ATCCCAGCCAGGCATACCCAAGCAGGTATTGAGCACAAGTTCGAGATTGATCAGAACTTGGACAACGTTTTTAATCGAATTAGCTTAAAACATGAGCCTAGTTTAGTACCTCAATCAG CATTGTCTCGGAAAGTTGCGAGAGAAGATTCAATGAAATTATCAACGAAAACAAAAGAGATTTGTGAAAATCTTAGGAAAAAGTCATCTGAGGTACTCAACATTAAACAAGAGATTGATGATCGCTTGTCACACGTTGCTGATCAAGTGATGGGTGGAAAAGTCATGTTTATTAAGCATCACCACTTCTAA